From Candidatus Thiodictyon syntrophicum, a single genomic window includes:
- a CDS encoding AcrVA2 family anti-CRISPR protein — MLRPRQILETFGHVHPGSWRALEDLRQRRAGAWPTYVYAPLDVAGVALATAHRAAGRALPSHAWEIVAPALELAGLAAWRATQQVFRFDPDLYTALLETPIAGLIPGEHFRRLPAWGVYVETPGLCAPLIGGGDAPVHGAFAWLDWRADRCQDILTLGLDTDVQLAIGHVPLVGTLEEGLAQVEAEWREGIAAGVAGGGIPDGFAAAAQSVYGRLLSLLLYLCAEDADYERPPWPVTKRTKKGLRLFPPDNPSVWRVGERIGAVLRHAAEAREPRESALDSQRTSPRPHVRAAHWHSFWRGALDVERERVVRWLPPILVGADRVHGLPVTVRPVRDH, encoded by the coding sequence ATGCTTCGCCCCCGTCAAATCCTCGAAACCTTCGGTCATGTCCACCCTGGGTCCTGGCGCGCCCTGGAAGACTTACGCCAGCGCCGTGCCGGCGCGTGGCCCACCTATGTCTATGCGCCGCTCGACGTGGCCGGAGTGGCGCTGGCGACCGCGCACCGCGCCGCGGGAAGGGCGCTGCCGTCCCATGCGTGGGAGATCGTCGCTCCGGCCCTTGAACTCGCCGGTCTGGCCGCGTGGCGGGCGACGCAACAGGTGTTCCGCTTCGACCCGGACCTCTACACGGCGCTGCTGGAGACGCCAATCGCAGGGCTCATCCCCGGCGAGCATTTTCGCCGGTTGCCGGCGTGGGGCGTCTATGTGGAGACACCGGGGCTCTGCGCGCCCCTGATCGGCGGCGGTGACGCGCCGGTGCATGGGGCCTTCGCCTGGCTCGACTGGCGAGCGGATCGCTGCCAGGACATCCTGACCCTGGGCCTGGACACCGATGTGCAACTTGCCATCGGGCATGTCCCGTTGGTCGGGACCTTGGAAGAAGGACTTGCTCAGGTCGAGGCGGAGTGGCGGGAGGGGATCGCTGCAGGCGTCGCGGGCGGTGGGATTCCGGACGGGTTTGCCGCCGCGGCGCAGTCGGTCTATGGGAGACTCTTGTCCCTGCTGCTGTACCTGTGCGCGGAGGACGCCGATTACGAACGCCCACCCTGGCCGGTCACGAAGCGAACCAAGAAGGGCCTGCGCCTGTTTCCGCCGGATAACCCGTCGGTCTGGCGCGTCGGGGAGCGCATCGGGGCCGTCTTGCGGCACGCCGCGGAGGCGCGCGAACCCAGGGAATCGGCCCTGGACAGTCAACGGACATCGCCGCGACCCCATGTGCGTGCTGCCCACTGGCACTCCTTCTGGCGTGGCGCCCTGGATGTCGAACGCGAGCGCGTGGTGCGCTGGTTGCCGCCGATTCTGGTCGGGGCGGACCGGGTTCATGGTCTGCCGGTGACGGTGCGACCGGTGCGGGACCACTAG
- a CDS encoding PRTRC system protein B, whose product MPLTDSRALPNITTTRPTGAIVFHEQRREGGGGITYHPLDDDAGGTRILPGRPLTVADARALLETLLGERTSELRWTPPNLLACGDEALVWSVPGSVRPILFRGKKDGSIRLDVPWPTLVFAATDGAIRLAAIKSRGRPTARTPLFHAPLWNVYQDGRVCLGSATVPHLDGIDAMPGYERAIFDTLFSHGNFRGNLAYRQDRGETSDGDHVRFWRELARAKATRFPPAALVPMGRRLEAWLGLERSG is encoded by the coding sequence ATGCCGCTCACTGACAGCAGGGCGCTGCCCAACATCACCACGACACGCCCCACCGGGGCCATCGTCTTCCATGAACAGCGCCGCGAGGGCGGGGGCGGGATCACCTATCATCCGCTGGACGATGACGCGGGCGGAACTCGGATTCTCCCCGGTCGGCCGCTGACCGTGGCCGATGCCCGCGCCCTGCTAGAAACCCTGCTCGGGGAGCGCACCAGTGAGTTACGGTGGACCCCGCCGAACCTGCTGGCCTGCGGCGACGAAGCATTGGTCTGGTCTGTGCCAGGCAGTGTGCGCCCCATCCTCTTTCGTGGGAAAAAGGACGGGTCGATCCGCCTGGACGTGCCCTGGCCAACCCTGGTGTTCGCCGCCACCGATGGCGCCATCCGGCTCGCCGCCATCAAGTCACGCGGGCGGCCGACGGCGCGCACGCCGCTATTCCATGCGCCGCTGTGGAATGTCTACCAGGACGGCCGGGTGTGCCTCGGCAGTGCCACGGTCCCGCACCTGGACGGCATTGATGCCATGCCCGGGTACGAGCGTGCGATCTTCGACACCCTGTTCAGTCACGGTAACTTTCGGGGGAACCTGGCCTATCGGCAGGACCGCGGCGAGACCAGCGACGGGGACCATGTGCGGTTCTGGCGCGAACTGGCGCGGGCCAAGGCGACCCGCTTTCCGCCCGCGGCTCTGGTCCCCATGGGGCGGCGGTTGGAGGCCTGGCTGGGGTTGGAGCGGAGCGGTTAG
- a CDS encoding PRTRC system protein C, giving the protein MTATTIETPPRVFRLGALELADPDASLSAEDALALYAPNFPQVQGATLAAPEFRADGTLVYPVERPTVKTKG; this is encoded by the coding sequence ATGACCGCAACCACCATCGAGACCCCGCCCCGCGTCTTTCGCCTCGGCGCCCTGGAACTGGCCGACCCTGACGCCTCCCTGTCCGCCGAGGACGCGCTGGCGCTGTACGCACCGAACTTCCCCCAGGTCCAAGGCGCGACGCTGGCGGCGCCCGAGTTCCGCGCGGACGGGACCCTGGTCTATCCCGTCGAGCGGCCGACGGTCAAGACCAAGGGATAG
- a CDS encoding PRTRC system ThiF family protein, which yields MFVLPNHWVSNPIRIVLAGAGGSGSEVLDGLARIDRALRALGHPGFQMSVFDPDTVSTTNTVRQRFWPADRGQNKAQLLMHRYGTFGGLSGRGYAEALTVAVLAAMPRVDLLVTCVDKARVRREIGTHDWLLDPYRWRDTLWLDLGNGARTGQVVLGHLAGWRADPARLPNVYDLFPELAQAERLDADDTPSCSAAEALAAQDLFINRWVAVAAADLLWQLVRHGTIGVHGFFINPTGVRVRELAIDPRTWASFGLVAARQAA from the coding sequence ATGTTTGTCCTACCAAACCATTGGGTATCGAACCCCATCCGCATAGTCCTGGCGGGTGCCGGGGGCAGCGGCAGCGAAGTCCTCGACGGGCTCGCACGGATCGACCGTGCTCTGCGCGCCCTGGGACACCCAGGGTTCCAGATGTCCGTGTTCGACCCCGATACGGTTTCGACGACCAATACCGTGCGGCAACGCTTCTGGCCAGCCGACCGGGGCCAAAACAAAGCACAACTCTTGATGCACCGTTACGGAACCTTCGGCGGTCTGAGCGGGCGGGGCTATGCCGAGGCCCTCACCGTGGCGGTGCTCGCCGCCATGCCGCGGGTCGATCTACTGGTCACGTGCGTGGACAAGGCCCGGGTGCGCCGTGAAATCGGCACCCACGATTGGCTGTTGGACCCCTACCGCTGGCGCGACACCCTGTGGCTCGACCTTGGCAATGGGGCGCGCACCGGTCAGGTCGTCTTGGGCCATCTGGCGGGCTGGAGGGCGGACCCGGCCCGCCTGCCCAACGTCTATGACCTGTTCCCGGAACTGGCGCAGGCCGAGCGCCTGGACGCCGACGACACGCCAAGCTGTTCCGCCGCTGAGGCCCTGGCCGCCCAAGACCTGTTCATCAACCGCTGGGTGGCCGTCGCCGCCGCCGATCTGCTGTGGCAGTTGGTGCGACACGGCACCATCGGCGTCCACGGCTTCTTCATCAACCCCACCGGCGTGCGCGTGCGCGAGTTGGCCATCGACCCCCGCACCTGGGCGAGCTTTGGACTCGTCGCCGCGCGCCAGGCCGCCTGA
- a CDS encoding PRTRC system protein E, translating to MDLFEQLVGVLTAGERLRFEIARNPDGGLTLLVQPLLIRPVENLEGDAAPLRAALAMPLRITGSIAELDARLPALLATYGERRRDVEMKVTSLEALKEAGKAGARLLEQGTKAAAGTSAVAAAPLDPTPTPTPVPAPARSAPAVPVDPNNLFA from the coding sequence ATGGACCTATTTGAACAACTTGTCGGCGTCCTGACCGCGGGCGAACGCCTCCGCTTCGAGATCGCCCGTAACCCGGATGGCGGCCTGACCCTCCTGGTCCAGCCCCTTCTGATCCGGCCGGTGGAGAATCTCGAAGGCGATGCGGCGCCCCTGCGCGCGGCGCTGGCGATGCCGCTGCGGATCACCGGGAGCATCGCGGAACTGGATGCCCGGTTGCCCGCGCTGCTCGCCACCTACGGCGAGCGCCGCCGGGATGTGGAAATGAAGGTCACTTCATTGGAGGCGTTGAAGGAAGCGGGGAAGGCAGGTGCCCGGCTGCTGGAGCAGGGCACGAAAGCGGCGGCGGGGACCTCTGCGGTTGCTGCGGCCCCGCTGGACCCGACCCCGACCCCGACCCCGGTGCCGGCGCCCGCGCGGTCCGCCCCGGCCGTGCCGGTCGACCCCAACAATCTGTTCGCCTGA
- a CDS encoding PRTRC system ParB family protein has protein sequence MQTHPVIPEAAIPPPSAEDGQLSWLPVSVITPRAGHNPRRHFDVAKMRELVESVRTQGIIQPIVVRAIDGGCYQIIAGERRWRAAREAGLDEIPAFVRVVDDLQSMQMSMVENTHRDDLVPSEEAQKARDLLTLCHGDRDEARRRLGWSETRLKSRLALLNCTPAVLAALDARTLNLGHGELLATLPAENQDANLPRIIAQRISVAALLERIGQVARPLKPAIFDKTGCLDCHHNSAVQRELFETYLDGAKCANMKCFGGKTMVALAGKKLSLAEQYQAVWLDTERAPGTFAVLEATGVHGVGPQQFGQGCRGCANFGVLLATVPGHEGQITEDVCFNPTCRAEKQQGYRRLLATPQDAPAATDPGTVAAPAARPKKRQAAATQQPAGESPHAEATPQKVQDVTDAKLRAIAADLAQEDARVARAVRLYALLRDTGFTDTEKLGVVAVPIARASAMTVLVALADAQCVALEAALVRYVLMERNDGDLPGATVAILTTTQTDLTQRFRVDEPFLRAHRKAGMDALLREAGFAAWYDATHGEARYARLMQGKVDAIIAAALAPGAFDWSCFVPQAVVGRFKTLARRT, from the coding sequence ATGCAAACCCACCCTGTTATCCCGGAAGCTGCCATACCTCCGCCGTCCGCCGAGGACGGCCAACTCTCCTGGTTGCCTGTCAGCGTGATTACGCCGCGCGCGGGGCACAACCCGCGCCGCCACTTCGACGTGGCCAAGATGCGTGAACTGGTCGAGTCGGTCCGCACCCAGGGCATCATCCAGCCCATCGTGGTGCGTGCCATCGACGGCGGGTGCTACCAGATCATCGCCGGGGAGCGGCGCTGGCGGGCGGCCCGCGAGGCCGGGCTGGACGAAATCCCTGCGTTCGTGCGCGTGGTGGATGACCTCCAGTCCATGCAGATGTCGATGGTCGAGAACACCCACCGGGACGATCTGGTCCCAAGCGAGGAAGCGCAGAAGGCGCGGGACCTGCTGACCCTCTGTCACGGCGACCGGGACGAGGCCCGGCGGCGCTTGGGATGGAGCGAGACGCGGCTCAAGAGTCGCTTGGCCCTGCTGAACTGCACCCCGGCGGTCCTGGCGGCGCTGGATGCGCGAACCCTGAACCTGGGCCACGGGGAGTTGCTGGCCACCCTGCCCGCCGAGAACCAGGACGCCAACCTGCCCCGGATCATCGCACAACGGATCTCCGTCGCTGCGCTCTTGGAGCGCATCGGCCAGGTCGCCCGCCCACTGAAACCGGCGATCTTCGACAAGACGGGCTGCTTGGACTGCCACCATAACTCGGCCGTCCAGCGTGAACTGTTCGAGACCTACCTCGATGGCGCCAAGTGCGCCAACATGAAATGTTTCGGCGGTAAAACGATGGTCGCCCTGGCAGGCAAGAAGTTGTCCCTGGCGGAGCAGTATCAGGCCGTCTGGCTCGATACGGAGCGTGCGCCGGGCACCTTCGCCGTGTTGGAGGCAACCGGCGTCCACGGCGTGGGTCCGCAGCAGTTCGGGCAGGGGTGCCGGGGGTGCGCCAACTTCGGTGTGTTGCTGGCCACGGTCCCAGGGCATGAGGGGCAGATTACGGAGGACGTGTGCTTCAACCCGACCTGCCGGGCCGAGAAGCAGCAGGGTTACCGTCGTCTGCTTGCGACCCCGCAGGACGCGCCCGCCGCCACCGATCCGGGTACGGTCGCGGCACCGGCCGCACGGCCGAAGAAGCGGCAGGCAGCGGCAACCCAGCAACCGGCTGGTGAAAGTCCGCACGCCGAAGCGACCCCCCAGAAGGTCCAAGACGTAACCGATGCCAAGCTGCGCGCCATCGCGGCGGACCTGGCTCAGGAGGATGCGCGCGTTGCCCGTGCCGTGCGCCTCTATGCCCTGCTGCGGGATACCGGGTTCACGGACACCGAGAAACTCGGGGTGGTCGCCGTGCCGATTGCACGCGCGAGTGCCATGACCGTCCTGGTGGCCCTGGCCGATGCGCAGTGTGTCGCCCTGGAAGCGGCCCTGGTGCGCTACGTCCTCATGGAACGAAACGACGGCGATCTGCCCGGGGCGACGGTGGCAATCCTCACCACCACCCAGACCGACCTGACGCAGCGATTCCGCGTGGATGAGCCGTTCCTGCGGGCGCACCGCAAGGCGGGCATGGATGCGCTGTTGCGTGAGGCCGGCTTCGCTGCCTGGTACGACGCCACCCACGGCGAAGCCAGGTACGCCCGGCTGATGCAAGGCAAGGTCGACGCGATCATCGCCGCGGCGCTGGCCCCGGGCGCCTTCGACTGGTCCTGCTTCGTGCCCCAGGCCGTGGTTGGGCGGTTCAAGACCCTGGCGCGGCGGACCTGA
- a CDS encoding transposase, which yields MPHLPASIVPTLLPFAPLFTAPTWRHVQVLLTGTLLAQGPRTVAAALRVMGLGHAPRFERYHRVLSRGRWSGVQGSQILLGLLIALLPPGWPLLIVVDETLERRKGARIAAKGMYRDAVRSSKSRVVTCLGLQWICMALIVPLPWSRRPWALPFLTLLAPSQRANVAAGKAHRTVIDWTLVMVRLVARGLTRRRWVLVGDGSYSCVRLGWECLSAQAALISRLRLDARLFGPPAPVPPGRRGPKPKKGPPLAKLATRLEEARTHGTETTVQWYRGETKTLRLLSGVCLWHTPGWPPLPIRWVLVVDPADPLAAEAFFTTDLTVPSVRVIEWFVLRWSIEVTFAEVRRHLGVETQRQWAAKAIARTTPALLALFSIVCLMVHRLREHWASLPRSTAWYFKPQATFSDCLALVRRTIWAEGNYVNSLADQDQVVISRPAWERVLAQLAATA from the coding sequence ATGCCCCACCTGCCCGCCTCGATTGTACCGACTTTGCTGCCCTTTGCGCCGCTGTTCACCGCGCCGACCTGGCGCCATGTGCAGGTCTTGTTGACCGGCACGTTGCTGGCCCAAGGCCCGCGCACGGTGGCCGCGGCCCTGCGGGTCATGGGGCTGGGGCACGCGCCCCGGTTCGAGCGTTACCACCGGGTGCTGAGTCGCGGGCGCTGGTCGGGGGTGCAGGGGTCGCAGATCCTGCTGGGGCTGCTGATCGCGCTGCTGCCGCCCGGCTGGCCGTTGCTGATCGTCGTGGACGAGACCCTGGAGCGGCGCAAGGGCGCGCGCATTGCTGCCAAGGGGATGTACCGCGATGCCGTGCGCTCGAGCAAAAGTCGCGTGGTGACCTGTCTGGGCCTGCAATGGATCTGCATGGCGTTGATCGTCCCCTTGCCGTGGAGTCGGCGGCCCTGGGCATTGCCGTTCCTGACGTTGCTGGCGCCCTCGCAACGGGCCAACGTCGCGGCTGGCAAGGCCCATCGGACCGTGATCGACTGGACCCTCGTCATGGTCCGGCTGGTGGCGCGCGGGCTCACGCGCCGCCGCTGGGTCCTCGTTGGGGACGGCAGCTACTCCTGTGTGCGCCTGGGCTGGGAGTGCCTCAGCGCGCAGGCGGCCCTGATTTCGCGCCTGCGCCTGGATGCACGCTTGTTCGGGCCGCCCGCACCGGTGCCGCCGGGACGGCGTGGCCCCAAGCCGAAGAAAGGCCCACCCCTGGCCAAGTTGGCCACACGCCTGGAGGAGGCGCGTACGCACGGCACCGAGACCACGGTTCAGTGGTATCGCGGCGAGACCAAGACGCTGCGTCTGCTCAGCGGGGTCTGTCTCTGGCATACCCCGGGGTGGCCGCCCCTGCCGATCCGCTGGGTATTGGTCGTCGATCCGGCCGACCCGCTGGCCGCCGAGGCGTTCTTCACCACTGACCTGACCGTGCCGTCGGTACGCGTCATCGAATGGTTCGTCTTGCGCTGGTCGATCGAAGTCACCTTCGCCGAGGTCCGTCGCCACCTGGGCGTCGAGACCCAGCGCCAATGGGCCGCCAAGGCCATCGCCCGCACCACGCCGGCATTGCTGGCGCTGTTTTCCATCGTCTGCTTGATGGTGCATCGGCTGCGTGAGCACTGGGCGTCCTTGCCGCGCTCGACCGCTTGGTACTTCAAGCCGCAGGCCACCTTTTCCGATTGCCTGGCGCTGGTGCGCCGCACCATCTGGGCCGAGGGGAATTACGTCAACTCGCTTGCGGATCAGGATCAGGTGGTAATTTCCCGCCCCGCCTGGGAGCGCGTGCTCGCGCAACTGGCCGCGACCGCCTGA
- a CDS encoding SNF2-related protein, with protein sequence MTIATPVPARNPAPDWRHTLRGRASLGSQAKRPGSLAGLHAARLAHLGQFFTPDLLAAWIWHMVAPALERALARDGEGVRVPLIDTSCGTGALLQFADPARHELAGVDVHAPSVTALSEAARVAGFQCHFSTVGMERIDPTGFGIAVINPPFSLHLEAPTLVAGSATSYGRFGPDTSALSHAYAVQQALAAADVVAAVLPRSYAETLLADPGAWPRLVAMFHAPAWCFRDQGADVRVSVLFFAKDPRAPGAAVRVETLDDALTLAPDLSLSCRTTRHLNPRLRETGIVDEGPTITRPVTGNPKVRLGHSGRKLTLGFSCGLIEAKVRNAILGERLTPTGIEGHRYPKGLRYTGQGALDLEVHLTQADPLASLEALCTLIRAAGADLEVDPGLPRYIQKRARRLRIERTPFRHTVLVKADMAHGPAGALVGKARTLHLVDPDTWGSPVIKAGAEVTFAPDGAGSYRYRVGGRDFALAEEDLNRRFAVVTGQAQDRWETVHPGRLAAFPERAAALRRRGQALGLDGFLSWDYQFDDLLELSMTRGAVAAWAVGLGKARLAAGLILLSGCTAGLICTEAYLIDELRTELAKLPIPATDWQVIQSPRDLDTLRRINVISYHRLRGPIHGAHQRRTYASRLRHRIGCLVADEGDLLRNKGTAQTAALWKLAAKRRFALSGTPLGNYPRDAFSVLAFTGGDATAAQVYGMHRWYLDPALRQSTRDCVPGVDRVREQFVTFEWVTNEFKDDMTTGAKREVPKLRNLSAYRAALAHHIKRRVAQEPDVARHFQIPVPERRVTTLDWDPAHLAHYLRVAEDFRQWYMKGQANSRERNLIALLARIQAVQIAAAIPQRRSDKSPFVYDGGLTSKQRYVVDRLGTLIEDGHKVIAYAEWPELLEIIGRALDRHGVEHVTITWRQAHR encoded by the coding sequence GTGACCATTGCCACACCGGTCCCGGCCCGGAACCCTGCCCCTGACTGGCGCCACACCCTGCGCGGCCGGGCCTCGCTCGGTAGTCAGGCAAAACGTCCGGGGTCGCTTGCGGGACTGCACGCGGCCCGCCTGGCGCATCTTGGCCAGTTCTTTACCCCGGACCTCCTCGCCGCCTGGATCTGGCACATGGTCGCCCCCGCTTTGGAGCGCGCCCTGGCCAGGGACGGAGAGGGCGTCCGGGTACCCCTGATCGACACCAGTTGCGGCACCGGTGCCCTGCTTCAGTTCGCCGATCCGGCCCGCCATGAATTGGCCGGGGTCGACGTGCATGCTCCCAGCGTCACGGCGCTGAGCGAGGCTGCCCGGGTCGCCGGGTTCCAGTGCCACTTCTCAACGGTGGGCATGGAGCGGATCGACCCGACGGGCTTCGGGATCGCCGTGATCAACCCACCCTTCTCGCTGCACTTGGAGGCCCCGACCCTGGTTGCTGGCTCGGCCACGAGCTACGGGCGCTTCGGGCCGGATACCTCGGCGCTGTCGCACGCCTACGCAGTGCAGCAAGCACTGGCAGCCGCCGACGTGGTGGCTGCGGTCCTCCCCCGGTCCTACGCCGAGACCTTACTTGCGGACCCTGGAGCCTGGCCGCGACTGGTGGCCATGTTCCACGCCCCGGCCTGGTGCTTCCGCGACCAGGGGGCTGATGTGCGGGTGTCCGTGCTGTTCTTCGCCAAGGACCCTCGGGCACCCGGCGCCGCGGTCCGTGTCGAGACCCTGGACGACGCCCTGACCCTGGCGCCGGACCTGAGCCTGTCGTGCCGCACTACGCGCCACCTGAACCCCCGGCTGCGCGAAACCGGGATCGTGGACGAGGGACCGACCATCACCCGCCCGGTCACGGGCAACCCCAAGGTCCGGCTCGGCCACTCAGGGCGCAAACTGACCCTTGGCTTTTCCTGCGGCCTGATCGAGGCCAAGGTCCGTAACGCGATCCTGGGTGAGCGTCTCACCCCGACCGGCATCGAGGGCCACCGCTACCCCAAGGGCCTGCGCTACACCGGCCAGGGCGCACTCGACCTTGAGGTACACCTGACCCAGGCGGACCCGCTGGCATCCCTTGAGGCCCTGTGCACGCTGATCCGCGCCGCTGGCGCCGACCTGGAGGTTGATCCCGGACTCCCCCGGTATATCCAGAAGCGGGCGCGGCGCCTGCGCATCGAGCGCACCCCCTTTCGCCATACCGTCCTGGTCAAGGCCGACATGGCGCACGGCCCGGCCGGCGCGCTCGTCGGCAAGGCGCGCACCCTGCACCTGGTGGACCCTGATACCTGGGGCTCGCCGGTTATCAAGGCGGGGGCAGAGGTTACCTTCGCCCCCGACGGCGCCGGGTCCTACCGGTACCGGGTCGGCGGGCGCGACTTCGCCTTGGCGGAAGAGGACCTCAACCGCCGCTTCGCCGTCGTCACCGGACAGGCGCAGGATCGGTGGGAAACGGTCCACCCCGGACGCTTGGCGGCCTTCCCCGAGCGGGCGGCTGCACTGCGCCGCCGCGGACAGGCCCTGGGCCTGGATGGGTTCCTGTCCTGGGACTACCAGTTCGACGACCTGCTGGAGTTGTCGATGACCCGCGGCGCTGTCGCCGCCTGGGCGGTCGGACTCGGCAAGGCGCGGCTCGCGGCCGGGCTAATCCTGCTGTCCGGCTGTACGGCTGGGCTGATCTGCACCGAGGCGTACCTGATCGACGAGCTACGCACCGAACTGGCCAAGCTCCCGATCCCGGCCACGGATTGGCAGGTCATCCAGAGCCCGCGGGATCTGGACACCCTGCGGCGGATCAACGTGATCAGCTACCACCGGCTGCGGGGACCGATCCACGGCGCCCACCAGCGGCGGACCTACGCAAGCCGGCTGCGGCACCGGATCGGCTGCCTGGTCGCTGACGAGGGGGACCTGTTGCGCAACAAGGGGACCGCCCAGACCGCGGCCTTGTGGAAGCTGGCGGCCAAGCGGCGCTTTGCCCTGTCCGGCACCCCACTCGGGAACTACCCGCGGGATGCCTTCTCGGTGCTCGCCTTCACCGGGGGCGATGCGACCGCCGCTCAAGTGTACGGGATGCACCGCTGGTATCTGGACCCGGCGTTGCGGCAGTCGACCCGCGACTGCGTGCCCGGGGTCGATCGGGTGCGCGAGCAGTTCGTTACCTTCGAGTGGGTAACCAATGAGTTCAAAGACGACATGACCACCGGCGCCAAGCGGGAGGTGCCGAAGCTGCGTAATCTGTCGGCCTACCGGGCGGCGCTGGCCCACCACATCAAGCGGCGTGTGGCTCAGGAGCCCGATGTGGCACGGCACTTCCAGATCCCGGTACCGGAGCGCCGCGTGACCACCCTGGATTGGGACCCGGCGCACCTGGCCCACTATCTGCGGGTCGCCGAGGACTTCCGCCAGTGGTACATGAAGGGCCAGGCCAATTCCCGCGAGCGCAACCTGATCGCGCTGCTGGCGCGCATCCAGGCGGTGCAGATCGCAGCGGCGATCCCGCAACGCCGCTCGGACAAGTCCCCGTTCGTCTACGACGGCGGACTCACCAGCAAACAGCGGTACGTGGTGGACCGGCTGGGGACCTTGATCGAGGACGGCCACAAGGTCATCGCCTATGCCGAATGGCCGGAGTTGCTGGAGATCATCGGGCGGGCGTTGGATCGGCACGGGGTCGAACACGTCACCATCACATGGCGGCAAGCCCATCGCTGA
- a CDS encoding helicase-related protein, whose product MPNGRSCWRSSGGRWIGTGSNTSPSHGGKPIAERIRELNTRFRVGSAPVLLASLGVAQKGLNIPEADRVLFLTRSWTAKTEDQAEGRVLRPQQTRPVTTEFVHLRGSIDDYQGQMVAHKRDAINAGLDWGTPALDDVEFLHLDTLLGRFVEDLAGLMGCRTHEVRDRLAA is encoded by the coding sequence ATGCCGAATGGCCGGAGTTGCTGGAGATCATCGGGCGGGCGTTGGATCGGCACGGGGTCGAACACGTCACCATCACATGGCGGCAAGCCCATCGCTGAGCGGATCCGGGAACTGAACACGCGCTTTCGCGTCGGCTCCGCCCCGGTGCTCTTGGCGAGCCTGGGGGTTGCGCAGAAGGGGCTGAACATCCCGGAGGCCGACCGGGTGCTGTTCCTCACCCGCTCCTGGACCGCCAAGACCGAGGACCAGGCCGAGGGCCGGGTTCTGCGGCCCCAGCAGACCCGGCCCGTAACGACGGAGTTCGTCCACTTGCGCGGGTCGATCGACGACTATCAGGGGCAGATGGTCGCGCACAAGCGCGACGCCATCAACGCCGGGCTGGACTGGGGTACCCCGGCGCTGGACGACGTGGAGTTCCTGCACCTGGATACCCTCTTGGGGCGGTTCGTCGAGGACTTGGCGGGGCTGATGGGGTGCCGGACCCATGAAGTCCGGGATCGACTGGCGGCATAG
- a CDS encoding DNA-binding protein: protein MSAHGATRQRAFEAACTLAAAGKRPTIAAVREGLGGKGSQQAIGAGIDDWLDEAARRFQIPGIPEALRTQVVAVWNQACRLAGEQWFDAKTPLDAPVAAVAGQRDAARTENERLVAELDRQGATLRETQNALDLARNTLAARIEALQETTEALAQSRAHGEHQARQRDHAERVAAAAGESLRAAQARIARLQVEQEVATARAELLSARRRRPRGLPPRPAGIRRPHGRWYTNFGSP from the coding sequence ATGAGCGCCCACGGAGCGACCCGCCAACGCGCCTTTGAGGCCGCCTGCACCCTCGCTGCCGCCGGCAAGCGCCCAACGATCGCCGCCGTCCGCGAGGGACTGGGTGGCAAGGGCTCGCAACAGGCAATCGGCGCCGGGATCGACGACTGGCTCGACGAGGCCGCCCGGCGCTTTCAGATCCCCGGTATTCCCGAGGCGCTGCGAACGCAGGTGGTCGCGGTCTGGAATCAGGCGTGCCGGCTGGCCGGCGAGCAGTGGTTCGACGCGAAGACGCCGCTGGACGCCCCGGTCGCGGCGGTCGCTGGGCAGCGCGACGCGGCCAGGACCGAGAACGAGCGCCTGGTCGCCGAACTGGACCGTCAGGGCGCGACGCTGCGGGAAACGCAGAACGCCCTGGACCTGGCCCGCAACACGCTCGCCGCCCGTATCGAGGCCCTCCAGGAGACGACCGAAGCCCTGGCGCAGTCCCGGGCGCATGGCGAGCACCAGGCCCGCCAGCGGGATCATGCCGAGCGGGTTGCCGCGGCGGCGGGGGAAAGCCTCAGGGCAGCCCAGGCGCGCATCGCCCGGCTCCAGGTGGAGCAGGAGGTCGCGACGGCACGGGCCGAATTGCTGAGCGCGCGGAGGCGACGACCCAGGGGGCTGCCGCCCAGGCCCGCAGGGATCAGGAGGCCACACGGTCGCTGGTATACGAACTTCGGAAGTCCTTGA